The genomic DNA CGGCGGCGGGCGCGGGCTTGGCCGCCGTGTCGGTCCACCGCAGGCCGAGGCGGCGCTCGAGCCAGTCGAGCAGTTCCGTGTGGCGCACCGGCTTGACGAAGAAGTCTTCCGGCGCAATGCCCACGTCGTTTTCCAGGCCCTTGTCAAAGGCATTGGCCGAGACGATGGCCACGCAGGCATCGGCCAGCCCGAGCCTGCGCGCGCGGCGGATGGTCTCCCAGCCGTCGATGCCCGGCATCGCGAGGTCGACGAACATCGCATCGGGCCGGTAGCCGGCCGCGACGAGGTCGAGCGCGTCGTGGCCGCTGGCGGCGCTGCGCAGCTCGAAGCCGAGCGGCGCCAGCACGTGGCCGAGCAGTTCGCGGTCGGCCTCCTCGTTGTCGACCACCAGCAGCCGCCGGCGCGGGCCTTCGTAGCCGCGCCGCGCAGGCTGCAGCGGCACCGGCCGGCCCGAGGCGCCGGCCGCATCGTGCACGCGCGGCAGGAAGAGCCGCACGCAGAAGAGCGAACCTTCGCCCGGGGTGCTGCGCACCTTCATCTCGCCGCCCATCAGGTCGGTCAGCATCTTGGCGATGGTGAGGCCCAGCCCCGCGCCGGGCGTGGAGGCCGCGGCCGCATCGCCGCGCGTGAAGGGCTCGAAGATGCGCTCGATGTCCTCGGCCGTCATGCCGGGGCCGGTGTCCTCGATCTCGACCGAGGCGAATTCGCGCGCGTACGACAGCCGCAGCCTCACCTCGCCCGCGGCCGTGAACTTGATGGCATTGCCCAGCAGGTTGATGAGGATCTGGCACACGCGCTTCTCGTCGGCGCGCACCACCTCGGGCAAGCTGCCCGTGGTCTCGAAGCGGAAGCGCAGGCCCTTCTCGGCCGCCTGCAGCTCGAACATGTCGGCCAGCTCGCGCAGGGTGTCGGCAAAGCGCATGGGCCTGGCATGCAGCGTGAGCTTGCCGGCCTCGATGTGGGCAATGGCCAGCGTGCCCTCGATGAGCGACAGCAGATGCTCGCCGCCGCGCTTGATCACCGCCACCGCCTGCTGGCGGTGCGGCGGCACGGACTGGTCCTCGCCCATCAGCTGCGCGTAGCCCAGGATGCTGTTGAGCGGCGTGCGCAGCTCATGGCTGATGGCACTGATGTAGCGGCTCTTGGCCTGGTTGGCCTGGTCGGCGGCGCGCCGCGCCTGCTCGGCCGCAAGCTTGGCCTGCTCGGCGACTTCGCGCGCCTCCTCCGCGGTCTGCTTGGCCGACTGCAATGCGCGGTCGGTCGCGCGGTGCAGTTCGATCTCTCGCATCAGCAGATGGGTCTGGCGGTTCGATTCTTCCTGCGCGACTCTCCGGCTCTGGTGCGCCAGCACCAGCCACCAGGCCACCACGCCCGCAATCACCAGCAGCGCCATGTACGCCTTCAGAAAGCCCGAGCGCAGCGCCGACTGCTGCACGCCGGCCAGCGCCTCGGCCAGTTCCGACTGCGAAGCCAGCTGCTGCGCGCTCTCGGCCAATGCGCGCAGCTCCTGCTGGTAGAGCACGCCGAACACCACCGCCAGCACCGGCACGATGATCAGCATCAGCAGCAGGAAGTGCCCCAGCCCGGTGTCGAGGTAGCGCCAGCTGAAGCGCGGCAGCAGCCAGCGCAGCACCGACGACCATTGCGCCGACAGGCTCGCATGCGGCTTGCACAGGTCGCCGCAGCGCGCGTCGAGCGTGCAGCACAGCGAGCAGATCACGCCCTGGTAGGCCGGGCAGTGGGCCATGTCGGGGCCTTCGTACTCGCGCTCGCAGATCACGCAGTGCTGCACTTTGAGGCGCTGGTAGCTGCCTTCCGCGCCGCCCTCGTCCACGGCATGCTCGACCCGCGCCCAGCGCACCGCGCGCGGGCCCGCGGCGGGTGCGAAGGCGACCGCACCATGGCCGGCCGAGCCCCGCGCCAGGTAGTACTTGCCGCCCGTGGCCCAGGCCAGCAGCGGCGAAACCACCAGCGCCGTGCCCAGCGCGATGAGCGCCGAGAAAGCCTGCGCGAGCGGCCCGAACACGCCCAGGTGCGCGGTGATCGACAGCACCGAGGCCAGCGCCATCGCGCCGACGCCCACCGGGTTGATGTCCCACAGGTGGGCCCGCTTGAACTCGATGCCCGGCGGCGACAGGCCCAGCGGCTTGTTGATGACCAGGTCGGCCACCACCGCCATCATCCAGGCGATGGCGATGTTGGCGAACAGGCCGAGCACGTCGCCCAGCGCCTCGAACACGTTCATCTCCATCAGCATGAAGGCAATGAGCGCGTTGAACACCACCCACACCACGCGCCCCGGATGACTGTGCGCCACGCGCGAGAAGAAATTGCTCCAGGCCAGCGAGCCCGCATAGGCGTTGGTCACGTTGATCTTGAGCTGCGAGATCACCACGAACAGCGCGGTCGCGGCCACGGCCCAACCGTAGTTCGGAAACACGTACTCGTAGGCCGCGAGGTACATCTGGTTGGGATCGACCGCCCGCTCGACCGGCACCATGTGCGTGATCGCCAGATAGGCCAGCAGCGCGCCGCCCAGCATCTTGACCACGCCCAGCACCACCCATCCCGGCCCGCCGGCCAGCACGCCAGCCCACCAGCGCCGCGCGCCCGCGGCGGTGCGCGCGGGCATGAAGCGCAGGTAGTCGGCCTGTTCCCCCATCTGGGTGATCAGCGCGATGCCGACCGTCAGCGCCGCGCCAAACAGGTGCAGGTCAAAGCCCTTGGCACCGGCCTTCACACCGTTGTAGTGCACGATGCCCGCGAACGCACCAGGATCGCGCACCAGCACGAAGACAAAGGGCACCACCAGCATCACCAGCCAGAGCGGCTGCGTCCA from Variovorax sp. V93 includes the following:
- a CDS encoding ATP-binding protein is translated as MHRNGVNPDAATPSPDDAPQRIVKVRRDYNSWVASETLEDYALRYTPQRFRKWSEWRVANTAFGAASFLVLEAVGATLLVQYGFANAFWAIVATGLIIFLAGLPISVYAARYGVDMDLLTRGAGFGYIGSTLTSLIYASFTFIFFALEAAVMAYALELALGVPPVWGYLVCALVVIPLVTHGVSAISRLQLWTQPLWLVMLVVPFVFVLVRDPGAFAGIVHYNGVKAGAKGFDLHLFGAALTVGIALITQMGEQADYLRFMPARTAAGARRWWAGVLAGGPGWVVLGVVKMLGGALLAYLAITHMVPVERAVDPNQMYLAAYEYVFPNYGWAVAATALFVVISQLKINVTNAYAGSLAWSNFFSRVAHSHPGRVVWVVFNALIAFMLMEMNVFEALGDVLGLFANIAIAWMMAVVADLVINKPLGLSPPGIEFKRAHLWDINPVGVGAMALASVLSITAHLGVFGPLAQAFSALIALGTALVVSPLLAWATGGKYYLARGSAGHGAVAFAPAAGPRAVRWARVEHAVDEGGAEGSYQRLKVQHCVICEREYEGPDMAHCPAYQGVICSLCCTLDARCGDLCKPHASLSAQWSSVLRWLLPRFSWRYLDTGLGHFLLLMLIIVPVLAVVFGVLYQQELRALAESAQQLASQSELAEALAGVQQSALRSGFLKAYMALLVIAGVVAWWLVLAHQSRRVAQEESNRQTHLLMREIELHRATDRALQSAKQTAEEAREVAEQAKLAAEQARRAADQANQAKSRYISAISHELRTPLNSILGYAQLMGEDQSVPPHRQQAVAVIKRGGEHLLSLIEGTLAIAHIEAGKLTLHARPMRFADTLRELADMFELQAAEKGLRFRFETTGSLPEVVRADEKRVCQILINLLGNAIKFTAAGEVRLRLSYAREFASVEIEDTGPGMTAEDIERIFEPFTRGDAAAASTPGAGLGLTIAKMLTDLMGGEMKVRSTPGEGSLFCVRLFLPRVHDAAGASGRPVPLQPARRGYEGPRRRLLVVDNEEADRELLGHVLAPLGFELRSAASGHDALDLVAAGYRPDAMFVDLAMPGIDGWETIRRARRLGLADACVAIVSANAFDKGLENDVGIAPEDFFVKPVRHTELLDWLERRLGLRWTDTAAKPAPAAAARAMRAPSLARLRALDEAVNLGYFRGIMNQLDEIDTEEPECLAWTEAQRILARQFQFEAMSRALAAAVSAA